A window of Streptomyces sp. NBC_01142 genomic DNA:
CCTACGCGGCGCTGCGTGAGGCTGCGGGGCAGGGGGAGACCGACGCGTTCGCGTCGTCCGAGTTCCCGGCGGGCCGGTCCTACGACCGGGTCGTCGCGATCACCCGTTCCGGCACCACGACGGAGGTGCTTGAGCTGCTGGACGCCCTGCGGGGCAAGGTCCCCACGCTGGCCCTGACGGCCGATCCGAAGACGCCCGTCATGGAGGCGGCGGACGCGGTGGCGGTGCTCGACTGGGCGGACGAGGAGTCGGTCGTCCAGACCCGGTTCGCGACGACGGCGCTGGCGTTCCTGCGGGCGGGGCTCGGCGACATCCCGGGCGTGAAGTCCCTCACGGACGCGGCGGTCGACGCGGAGCTCGCGATCACCGAGCCGCTGCCGGAAGCGGTCGTGGCGGCGGAGCAGTGGACGTTCCTGGGCCGCGGCTGGACGTACGGGCTGGCGCTGGAGGCGGGCCTGAAGATGCGCGAGGCGGCGGGCGCGTGGACGGAGTCGTACCCCGCGATGGAGTACCGCCACGGCCCGATCTCGATCACCGGCCCGGGGCGGGTGACCTGGGTCTTCGGGCCGCTTCCGGAAGGCCTGGCCGGGGATGTGGCCCGGGTGGGCGGCACGCTGGTGGCCCGCCAGGAGGCGGACCCGCTGGCGGACCTGATCCGCGCGCAGCGCCTGGCGGTGACGCTTGCGGAGTCGCGGGGCTTCGACCCGGACCACCCCCGCAACCTGACGCGCAGCGTCATCCTCACCTCCTGAGCACGGGGGCCGCGGGCGGCCTCCGGCACGGGTCCCTTCGGCGTGCGGCTCGGGCCTGTGGCGCGGGGTCCTGCCTTGGCGCGGGCGCATCCGGCTCGGGCCCCTGCTCGCTGCGGGCGCGGGTGGCTCGGGCTCGTGGTGCGGGGTCCTGTCCGGTGCGGGCTCCGGGGCCCCTCCGGGCTCGACTCCTCGGAGTCGGCGGCATACAGGGCCCCGATTTCGCGGGCCGGGTCCTGCCGCCAATCCCCTGCGGGGACGACCCTGCACGGCCCCTCCCCCAGCGGAACGGGACGGGCGTGGGCCAGCCCGTGGCTCGGGGGCCTGTCCGGTGCGGGCGCATGTGACTCGGGCCCGTGGTGCGGGGTCCCGTCCGGTGCGGGCGCGGGTGGCTCGGGCCTGTGGCGCGGGGTCCTGCCTTGGCGCGGGCGCATCCGGCTCGGGCCCGTGGCGCGGGGCCCTGTCCAGTGCGGGCTCCGGGGCCCCTCCGGGCTCGACTCCTCGGAGTCGGCGGCATACAGGGCCCCGATTTCGCGGGCCGGGTCCTGCCGCCAATCCCCTGCGGGGACGACCCTGCACGGCCCCTCCCCCAGCGGAACGGGACGGGCGTGGGCCAGCCCGTGGCTCGGGGGCCTGCCTTGGCGCGGGCGCGGGTGGCTCGGGCCCGTGGCGCGGGGCCCTGTCCAGTGCGGGCTCCGGGGCCCCTCCGGGCTCGACTCCTCGGAGTCGGCGGCATACAGGGCCCTGTCTTAGTGGGCCCGGTCCTGCCGCCAATCCCCTGCGGGGACGACCCTCCACGGCCCCTCCCTACCAGAACGGGAAATGGGTGTGGGCCCGCCCCTGTGGTGCGGGTCCGGCAGCCCTCACACCTCGAAAGTCCCCGCCGAGCCGGATGCGGCGACGCGAAGCCGCAGCGTGGTGGGGGGTGCGGGAGCGTCAACCGCCACGCCCCGCCGCACGGCACCAGCGGCCCCTGTTTCTCGGGCTCCGCGGCGAAGCCGCCGGAGCGGTGGGGGTGCGGGCGTCAGCCCCCGCACCCCCACGGGGGGCTGGGGGCACCGCCCCCAGTTCGGGAAGGGGCGGGGTGGGGGAACAAGCCCACGGTCACCGAACACGCTTCCCCCTCCAGGGCCCCGTTTTGTATGCGTCCGCAACAATCCGTCGTAGTGGACTAGACCTTTCCTGGGTGTACGCGCCAGACTGTGCACGTGAGACACGTCATCGCCCTCGATGTGGGCGGCACCGGGATGAAGGCCGCCCTCGTCGGGGTGGACGGGACGCTGCTGTACGAGGCGCGGCGCGCGACCGGGCGGGAGCGCGGGGCCGACGCCGTCGTCGATTCCGTCCTCGGTTTCGCCGCCGAGCTGCACGCGCACGGCTCCGAACACCTCGGCGAGCCCGCCGAGGCCGCCGGAGTCGCCGTCCCCGGCATCGTCGACGCCGACCGCGGCATCGCCGTCTACGCCGCCAACCTCGGCTGGCGCGATGTGCCGCTCAGAGCGCAACTCGCCGAGCGGCTCGGCGGCGTACCCGTCGCCCTCGGGCACGACGTCCGGACCGGCGGCCTCGCCGAGGGCCGGATCGGGGCCGGCAAGGGCGCCGACCGGTTCCTGTTCGTGGCGCTCGGCACCGGCATCGCCGGGGCCATCGGTGTCGCCGGGGCGATCGAGGCCGGCGCCCACGGGTCTGCCGGCGAGATCGGCCACATCGTGGTGCGGCCACAGGGCCCCGCCTGCGGCTGCGGCCAACGCGGCTGCCTCGAGACCCTCGCCTCCGCCGCCGCGGTGACAAAGGCCTGGGCGGAGGCCTCCGGCGACGCGGACGCGGACGCCGCCGACTGCGCGAAGGCCGTCGCGTCGGGCGACGAGAGGGCCGTACGGGTCTGGCAGAACGCCATCGGCGCCCTCGCCGACGGGCTCGTCACCGCGCTCACCCTCCTCGACCCCCGCACCCTGATCATCGGTGGCGGTCTCGCCGAGGCAGGGGAAACCTTGTTCACACCACTTCGGGCCGCGGTCGAGGAGCGAGTCACGTTCCAGAAGCTGCCCGCCATCGTCCCGGCGGCCCTCGGGGACACTGCCGGCTGCCTGGGCGCAGGGCTGCTCGCCTGGGATCTGCTCGCCATCGACTCGGAGGTAACCGACTAATGGCCGCACGCGCCGCACGCGCCGCAAGCGCCGCCCGCGCCGGAAGCACCGTTCTCGCCGGCGCCCGGGTGGTACTGCCGACCGGGGTCGTCGAGAACGGGCGGGTCATCGTCGAAGGCCGGAAGATCGTCGGCGCGGCGCCCGCCGACGCCCCCGCCCGCGACCTGTCCGGCCACTGGGTCGTCCCCGGCTTCGTCGACATCCACAACCACGGCGGCGGCGGCGCCTCCTTCACCTCCGGCGGCGCCGAGGACGTACTGAAGGGCGTGGCAACCCACCGCGAGCATGGCACCACCACCCTCGTGGCCTCCACCGTCACCGGTGAGATGGACTTCCTCGCCCACCGGGCCGGATTCCTGTCCGAGCTCGTCGAGCAGGGCGACCTGGCGGGCATCCACTTCGAGGGACCGTTCATCTCGCCGTGCCGCAAGGGCGCGCACAGCGAGGAACTACTGCGCGACCCCGACCCGGCGGAGGTCAGGAAGCTGATCGACGCGGCGCGCGGTACGGCGAGGATGGTGACCCTCGCCACCGAACTGCCCGGCGGCATCGACTCCGTACGGCTGCTCGCCGAGCACGGCGTGATCGCCGCGATCGGCCACACGGACGCGACGTACGAACAGACCGTCGAGGCGATCGACGCGGGCGCGACCGTGGCGACCCATCTCTTCAACGCGATGCCCGCCCTCGGCCATCGCGCGCCGGGCCCGATCGCCGCGCTCCTCGAGGACGAGCGGATCACGGTCGAGCTGATCAACGACGGCACGCATCTGCACCCCGCCGCCCTGGAGCTCGCCTTCCACCGCGCGGGCGCGGGCCGGGTCGCCTTCATCACGGACGCCATGGACGCGGCGGGCTTCGGCGACGGCCGCTACGAACTCGGCCCGCTCGCCGTCGAGGTCAAGGACGGGGTGGCCCGGCTGGTGGAGGGCGGCTCGATCGCGGGCTCCACGCTCACCCTGGACACCGCCTTCAGGCGCGCGGCCACCATCGACCGGCTGCCGGTCGAGGACATCGTCCGGGCCATCTCCGCCAACCCGGCGAAGCTGCTCGGCATGTACGACACGGTCGGCTCACTGGAGCCCGGCAAAGACGCCGACCTGGTGGTTCTCGACGCGACGTTCACGCTCAAGGGCGTGATGCGCAAGGGCGAATGGGTGATTGACCCACAAGTAGGGTGATTTAGCGGCATGTTAGGGCAAGGCGGGTTGGACCGGGACTGCGTCGGGGGCTGGGCCAACCGCCTTCCGTTTGGCATGATCAGGCCCCGTACGAACACGGCCAGCACGTCTCCGGGGGGTGTCTACGGGTGATCCTGACGGTCACGCTCAACACCGCTCTCGACATCACCTACCGGGTCCCCGCGCTGACCCCGCACGCGAGCCACCGCGTCCGCGAGGTCCGCGAGCGCCCCGGCGGCAAGGGCCTCAACGTCGCCCGTGTGCTCGCCGCGCTCGGCCACGAGAGTGTCGTCACCGGCTACGCCGGCGGGGCCACCGGGGCCGTACTGCGCGATCTGCTGGCCCCTCTCGCACCCCATGACGCGCTCGTCCCGATCGCCGGGAGCACCCGCCGTACCCTGGCCGTCGTCGACGACGCGAGCGGCGACACCACCCAGCTGAACGAGCCCGGCCCCACCGTCACCACCGAGGAGTGGGCCGCCTTCCTGGAGACGTACGGATCGCTGCTGCGGGAGGCCGACGCCGTCGCGCTGTGCGGCAGCCTGCCGCCCGGCATCCATGTGGGCGCGTACGCCGACCTGATCCGCCGGGCCCGCGCCGCACACGTCCCCGTGCTCCTCGACACCAGCGGCGAACCGCTGCGCCGCGGCATCGCCGCCCGCCCGGACCTGGTCAAGCCCAACGCCGACGAGCTCGCCCAGCTCACCGGCTCCCGCGAACCGCTGCGCGCCACCCGCGACGCCCGCCGCCGCGGGGCGCACGCGGTCGTCTCCTCGCTCGGCCCGCAGGGCGTACTCGCCGCCACCCCGGACGGCGTCTGGCAGGCGGTCCCGCCCGCGCCGGTGAAGGGCAATCCGACGGGCGCGGGCGACTCCGCGGTGGCCGGTCTGCTCTCCGGGCTGGTGGAACGACTCCCCTGGCCCGAACGCCTCTCCCGGGCGGTCGCACTGTCGGCGGCGACCGTACTGGCCCCGGCGGCGGGCGAGTTCGACCTCGCCGCGTACGAGGACCTGCTGCCGCGCATCGCGGTGACCGAGCACGCGGAAGCAGCGTGACAAGGGGGCCGTACGGCCCCGGAATGGGAAGGCGCCATGCCACTCGTCAGCACAGGTGACCTCGTCTCTGCCGCCGCGGCCGAATCCCGCGCTGTCGCCGCGTTCAACGTCATCACGCTCGAACACGCGGAGGCCATCGCCGCCGGCGCCGAGCAGGCGGGCGCACCCGCGATCCTGCAGGTGTCGGAGAACGCGGTGAAGTTCCACGGCGGTGCCCTCTCCGCGATCGCCGCCGCCATGGCCGCGGTCGCCCGCGCCTCCTCCGCCCCGCTCTCCCTCCACCTCGACCATGTGGTCTCCGCGGACCTGCTGCGAGCGGCACACGACGCGGGCTTCAGCTCGGTGATGTTCGACGCCTCGAGGCTGTCGTACGCCGAGAACATCAAGGCCACGGCGGACGCGGTCCGCTGGGGCCACGAGCGCGGCATCTGGGTCGAGGCGGAACTGGGCAAGGTCGGCGGCAAGGAGGGCGAGGCACCCCTGGACGCCCACACCCCGGGCGTCCGCACGGACCCGGACGAGGCCGTGTCCTACGTCGCGGACACCGGTGTGGACGCCCTGGCCGTCGCGGTGGGCTCCTCGCACGCGATGACGGAGCGCACGGCGGCCCTGGACCACGCACTGATCGGCCAGCTGCGCGACGCCGTCCCCGTACCGCTGGTGCTGCACGGTTCGAGCGGTGTACCGGACGAGGAGATCCGGAAGGCGGTCGCCGCCGGCATGGTCAAGATAAACGTCGGTACGGCCCTGAACACCGCCTTCACCGGCGCCGTACGGGCCTACCTGGAGGCCAGTCCCTCGACGGTCGACCCCCGGAAATACCTCGTCCCGGCTCGCGAGGCGATGGCCGGGACGGTGGCGGGCTTCCTGGCGCTGCTCCCAGGGCTCCATCGCTGAGGACTCGCCGCCCCGCTTACGGACGCGGTGTCATTGTGACTGTTTTGGACCGCGTATGAGCTGAGGTGATGCGGTGTCAGGAAGTTGTTGACGGTCGGGTAGGCCCCGCCGCCGCCCTCGTACGAGGAGCTTGCCGCGCTGGTGGTGGAGCTGAAGCTGTTGGTGTCCGCCCAAGCGGCGACGATCGCGGAGCTGACCGCGAGGAACGCCGAGCAGGCGGAGCGGATCGCGGAGCTGGAGCGGCAGGTCGCATCGGCTCTCGCGCAACTCCTCCAAGCCGCCGTCCATTTGACGGGCTCGGCAAGAAGCCCGCGCCGAAATCTCCGCGGCATCGTTCGGGCTGCAAACCGGGCCGGGCCAAGGGCGATCCGGGCGGCTGGCTGGAGCAGGTCGCCGATCCCGACGTGATACTCGATCACCACCCGGCATGACCGACTTCACCGTCCCCTTCGACAACAACCAGGCCGAACGCGATCTACGGATGATCAAGACACAACAGAAGATCTCCGGATCCTGGCGGACCCTGACCGGCGCCAGGCGCTTCGCCCGGATCCGCTCCCACATCTCCACCGTCCGCAAACACGGCATCAACCCCCCTCACCGCCCTACGCGGCCTGTCCGCCGGATAGCCATGGATGCTGCCCGCAACCAGCTCAAACCCCTAAACAGTTACGTGTCATTTGATCTTCCCAATAGGATCATGATCGACCAAGCGTTCTACCAAGGGGAACTGATGCGCGGGAAAGTCCTCACAGCGGGAGCAGCGGCCACTGCGGCGTTGGCGCTGACCGTGTCAATGGCGGGCTCCGCCCAGGCGGCGGGATTCAGTGGATACCGGGGGTGCAGCACAACGGGCGCTTCCGGCGGCTACGAGTTCAGCAATTGGCACGGGCCGGACGCCAAGATAAACCTCTCCATCTACTGTCTCGTGATTCCGTCAGCGTTACTTGATCTTGTATGGCAGGGTCTTCTGGTGTGGAGCTCTCCGTGGAACAGGCCGCCGAGTTGCGGGAGTTGGTGAACAGTCGGGATGTTCCTGCGGACATGGCAACGCGGGGCCGGATCGTGCTGTGGTCGAGTGAGGGGCGTCGGCGCAAGGACATTGCCGAGCTGCTCGGGGTGTCGCTGCCGACCGTGGACCGCTGGAAGATCCGCTATGCCGAGCAGGGCCTGGCCGGGCTGGAAGGTGAGCGTCCTGGTGGCGCGCGGGAGCAGGTGCCGGCGCGGGTGCGGGCCCGGGTGATTGCGCTGACGCGCATGACGCCGCCGGACCGTACGGGGCTTTCGCACTGGTCCACGCGGGAGTTGGCGAAGTATCTGGAGCGGGCCGAGAACATCACCGTGTCCTGGCACTACATTGCGCGCGTCTGGCGGGAGGAGAGCCTGAAGCCGCACCGGTTGGGTACCTTCAAGATTTCCAAAGACCCCGCGTTCGCGGAGAAAGTGGCCGATGTGATCGGCCTGTATCTGGCTCCGCCGGGTGGCGCGGTGGTCCTCTCGATCGACGAGAAGACGCAGATCCAGGCTCTGGACCGGACCCAGCCGGTGCTGCCGGTCGCCTTCGCGGCGAGCGAGCAGCGCACCGCCGACTACGTCCGGCACGGCACCACGAACCTGTTCGCCGCCCTGAACGTGACCACCGGTGAAGTGCTCGGCGAGTGCAGGCCGACCCGGAACGGCAAGGATTTCCTGGCCTTCTTGAAGAAGGCGGTGAAACCGTACGCCGGGAAGGACATCCATGTCGTCCTGGACAACCTCTCGACGCACACCACACCCGAGGTCAAGGAGTGGCTGGTCAAGAACCGGCAAGTCCACTTCCATTTCACTCCCGTCGGTTCTTCGTGGCTGAACCAGATCGAGATCTGGTTCGGAATCCTCACCCGGCAATCCATCCGCCGCGGCACGTTCTCCAGCGTCAACGTCCTGATCAAACAGATCCGCGACTACATCAACTCCTGGAACACGACAGCGAAACCGTTCACCTGGACCGCGACCTCCGGCGAGGTCCTCGCGAAGGTCCGACTCGTCGCGACCAACGTGAAGAAACTCGTCAATAACAACTCGAACTGACATGAACAGAATCACGAGACACTACGCGACCGACACGACGGCCGACGGGGCTCACGTTCGAGTTCGCCTCGTGTCCAAGGACGTGCGGGGAACCGTCAAGAATTGGCCGTGGCGCTCCAACACCGGCGCCACCGACACCACGAAGAGATGGAAGACGACGGCTTCCTATGACAGAGGCCTCTTCGTCATCGGAGTACAGACGGCCCGGTTCAAGGGGGACAAGCTCGTGAACTACTGCACTGACTGGTAGACACCAGCGAAGAAAACGGGGTAGCGGGAAAAGGGGAGCTCAGGCACTACCGACTGAGCTCGTTCGCAACATCCTCAGTGCTCATGGTTGCCCCGTCCGTACATCCCGACGGGGCAACCGAGCTTCCGCGCACTCACCGAGTGATGTTTCAGCTTCCGACCTGGCCCTGCTTCAGGGCGACCTGGTCGAGGAAGGCCTCGCACTGATCACCCTGCTCGCAGGAGATCTTGAGGTCGTTCTTCCCCTGCTGCAGGTTCACGTAGGCGTACGTGCGCGTCCAGCCCTTCTCCCAGTCGCCCTCTGCAGCCTTCGCGAAATTCGACATGTTGATGGAGCGGGGCGTCTGACCGTTGATCGTGAGCGAGGTCTTGGCATCCTTGCCCGGCACGCTGTACGTGATGAACATCGTGTACTCGCCCGCCTCGGGCACGTCGACCGACCAGCTGGCCGAGCCGCCGACCCCGTTGAACGTCACATACGCGCCGTCCGCGCCCTCCGCGCCCTTGATGTCCGTCGCCAGGGCCGCGGGCGGCCCCAGCTTCAGCGTCGCCGCGTCCTGCTTCGGCAGCTCCTGCGGCTTCTCCTCGGGCTTCGGCTTGTCGCTGGGCTTCACCGACTGGCCCGCGGTCGAGCCCCCGCCGGTGTTCCCGGCCTGGGCGCCGCCCTTGTCGTCCTTGTCGCCGCTCGTCATGAGCGCCGCGGCGATGCCGATGACGACCACCGCGACCACCGCGACCGCGCCGATCAGCAGGCCCCTGGTGTTGGGGCCGCCGCTGCGGCCACCGCCCTGCTGCTGCGGCGTCTGGCGGGTGGGGGCGCCACCGGGGTACGTCTCGGGTGCCGCGTAGTGCGCGGTCGGCTGCTGGGCACCCTGCTGGCCGTAGGCCTGCTGGTGCGGGACCTGCTGGCCGTACTGCTGCTGCGGACCGCCGTACTGGCGCTCGCCGACCGTCCGTACCTGGTTGTACGAGGTTCTGGGGACCCCCGGCTGCGCTGCCGGACCCGGGTAGCCGTAGCCGCGGCCCTGGCCGGGCGGTGTTGCGCCCGCCGCCTGCCCGTCCTCGTACAGATAGCCGAACGGATCGTCGTCCTCGGGCGTGCTCGCGCCGTTGTTCGCGGCCGTCATCCCTAGTCACTCCTCACCATGTCGTCAGCACATCGCCGACGCGGCGAGCCTACCCGGTTCGGCGTAAGCAAAAGGGTGGCGTCGGCCTCAGCCCGCCCGCCGGTGCACCTTCGCCCGGGATCGCTTCTCGATATACATCCGCTGATCCGCGGATTGCAGGACCTCCTCGACGGACATCCCGCAACTTGCCCATCCGATACCGAAGCTGGCCCCGACCCGGACTCCGCGGCCGCCCACCCTGATCGGCACGATGATCGCGTTCCGCAGACGTACTGCCAGGTCGGCGGCGTCGGCCGCGCCCAGGCCGTCGGCCAGAACGACGAACTCGTCACCGCCGAGCCGGGCGACGGTGTCGTTGTCGCGTACGCCGGTGGTGAGCCGGCGCGCGACCTCCACCAGCACCGCATCACCCGTCTGGTGCCCGAAGCGGTCGTTGATCGACTTGAAGCCGTCAAGATCACAGAAGAGGACGGCGAGCCCCTTGGCCCCGTCGTCCACCTCGGTGTCGGGCGCGACGGTGTGGACATGGTCGTACGGACCCGCCGGTTCGATGTCGAATCCGTCACTGCGGAAGATGCGCCCGCCGTCAGCGGCATCCGCGCCGTCGTACCCGTCGTACGCCGCGTCCAGCGCCTCGATCGCCGTGGCGCGGGCCGCGTGCGGCCGCTCGCACAGCCGGGAGCTGAGCCGGGCGCGCAGCTCGGCGCTGTTGGGCAGGCCGGTGAGCGAGTCGTGCGAGGCACGGTGGGCGAGCTGCAGCTCGTGGCGCTTGCGCTCCTCGATGTCCTCGACGTGGGTGAGGAGAAACCGGGGGCCGTCCGCGGTGTCGGCGACGACGGAGTTGCGCAGCGAGACCCAGACATAGGTGCCGTCGCGGCGGCCGAGACGCAGCTCGGCACGCCCGCCCTCGGCGGACGTACGCAGCAGAGTGCCGACGTCCTCGGGGTGGACGAGGTCGGCGAAGGAGTAGCGGCGCATCGCGGAGGCGGGGCGGCCGAGCAGCCGGCAGAGCGCGTCGTTCGTGCGCAGCAGCCGGCCGTGCTGGTCGCCGCCCATCTCGGCGATGGCCATACCGCTGGGTGCGTACTCGAAGGCCTGGCGGAAGGATTCCTCACTGGCGCGCAGAGCCTGCTGCTCACGCTCGAGGCGGACCAGGGCGCGCTGCATGTTGGAGCGCAGCCGGGCGTTGCTGATCGCGATCGCCGCCTGGGAGGCGTACATCTGGAGCGCTTCCTGACCCCAGGGCCCGGGCCTGCGGCCGTTGCGCGGCCGGTCGACGGATATCACGCCGAGCAGTTCACGGCCGCCGCCCGATGCGTACATGGGGGCGTAGAGACGGTCCTGCGGGTGCCACTCGTCCTCGAAGCGGGGGTCGGGGCCCTCGGTGTGCCACTGCGGGACGTCGTCCTCTATGAGGACCCAGCCCTCGGTGTGCGGTATGAAGCGGAGCTCGCCCCAGGCCTCGCCCATGGACAGACGGCGTTCCCAGGAGGGGCGGGAGCCGACGCGTCCGGTGATCAGGGCTTCGGCGGCGGCGCTGCCGGCGAACGCGGCGACCACGAGATCGCCGTCGGGGCGTACGAGATTGACGCAGGCCAGCTCGTAGCCGAGTCCGGCGATGACGCCGTCGGCGACGGTCTGCAGAGTGTCGGCCAGGCTCCGGGCCGTGTTGAGCTCAGCGACGACCTGATGCAGCTGCCGCAGGGTCGCAAGACGGACGTAGGGCTCCGACTCGGTCTCCATTGCTCGCTCTCCCCGAGACCTCGACAGCAACTCCAGGGTTCTCATCAGCGTTCTTGATGCGGTATCACGGCCACTGAATCACAGCGAGCTGCTCACTCGGTACACAGGGTCAACAATTACCGCACTCTGTGACTCAAGTCACATCAGATGATGAAGGGTTGCGAGCGTCACATGGGAGCGCTCCATCGGTTTCTTGAACGCGAAACGATACCGGGGCAGTACGAGGGCACGACCGGGGCGCGTGCCCGTTGTCCGGCGGGGCGTGCCCTTGGTCCGGCCGGGGCGCGTGCCTGTGGTCCGGCCGGGGCGTGCCCTTGGTCCTAGGACCCGGCTGGTTCCCTGGCCCGATGCGGGCGCCGGACGGCCGGGACTAGCGTTCCTCGTGTGTTGCAGACGACCCCCACTCCCGCCCCTGTTGCCATCCCCCATGCTGAGGGGGTGAGCAACGAGGAGTTCCGCGCGGCCATGTCGCGACTGGCCGCCGGTGTGGTGCTGGTGACCGCGCACGACCCCGACGACGGCCCGCACGGCGCGGACGCCGGCATGACCGCGACAGCGTTCATGTCGGTGTCCCTGGACCCACCTCTGGTGCTGGTGAGCCTGCGCAACGGCTCCCGCATGGACGACCTGCTGGCCGAACAGCCGTTGTGGGGCGTCTCGGTGCTCTCGGAGAGCCAGCGGCACATCGCCGGGCGCTTCTCCATGAAGGGGCGGGTCAGCGATCGGCTGCTCTTCGAGGACATCCCGTACACAAGGGGCGAGGTGTCCGGGGCACTGCTGGTCCGGGGCGCGCTGGCAACGCTGGAGTGCCGTACGGAACAGCGGATGGAGGCGGGCGACCACACGCTGGTGATCGGCCGGGTGCTGAACGTGGACCTGCCGAGCGGGGACGGCGGCCCGCTGACGTATTTCCAGGGCCGGTACCGGCAGTTGGGGTAAGCCTCGCGCGAGCCCGGCCGGACTCGGCCGACCGCGGGTGAGGCTCCCGGCCGCGGGGGGCCGGTGCGGGTGGGCCGGTGCGGAGTAGGGCCGGTGCGGACCCGGCTACCAGTCGCGGCCCGTGCGGCCGCGCTTCGTCTCGGCGCGCTGCTTCTTCTCGCGCAGGCGGCGTTCGTTGATGCCCCGCGGGATCCTCGTGGGGCGGCGCGGCCGCGGCGGCGGCGCCGTCGCCTCGGCCAGCAGCGAGGCGAGTCGGACCGCGGCGGTCTCACGGTTGCGCCACTGGGAGCGGTGTTCCGACGCCCGTACGGCGACGACCCCACCCACCAGCCGGCTCGCGAGGCGCTCCAGCGCCCGCTCCTTCCACACCGGCGGCAGCGCCTCGGTCCTGGCGAGGTCGAAGCGGAGCTCCACCTGCGAGTCGCTGGTGTTGACGTGCTGGCCGCCGGGCCCCGACGACCGCGAGAAACGCCAGATGAGCTCGGCCTCCGGCAGGGAGACCGAACCGCGGATGATGTAGGGCCCGGACATGTGTCCCATGGTCGCGTGCCCGCGCCGTTCGCGTCACTCTCTTTTCGGCACTCCCGGCCAAAATAGACCGGAACACCCCGAAAGCCCGGTAAAGAAAGCAAAGACGGGGTGGAACCTCGCGGTCCCCTGCCTGCGTTATGACGGGTGACGGTAGCTTTCGGAAAGGGCTCATAGCCCGCGCACTCGATCACGAAGGGGACTTCCCCATGGCAGTAAGCCTGTCCAAGGGCGGCAACGTCTCGCTCACCAAGGAGGCACCGGGCCTGACCGCCGTCACGGTCGGCCTCGGCTGGGACGTCCGCACCACCACCGGCACCGACTTCGACCTCGACGCCTCG
This region includes:
- the cdgB gene encoding diguanylate cyclase CdgB, which gives rise to METESEPYVRLATLRQLHQVVAELNTARSLADTLQTVADGVIAGLGYELACVNLVRPDGDLVVAAFAGSAAAEALITGRVGSRPSWERRLSMGEAWGELRFIPHTEGWVLIEDDVPQWHTEGPDPRFEDEWHPQDRLYAPMYASGGGRELLGVISVDRPRNGRRPGPWGQEALQMYASQAAIAISNARLRSNMQRALVRLEREQQALRASEESFRQAFEYAPSGMAIAEMGGDQHGRLLRTNDALCRLLGRPASAMRRYSFADLVHPEDVGTLLRTSAEGGRAELRLGRRDGTYVWVSLRNSVVADTADGPRFLLTHVEDIEERKRHELQLAHRASHDSLTGLPNSAELRARLSSRLCERPHAARATAIEALDAAYDGYDGADAADGGRIFRSDGFDIEPAGPYDHVHTVAPDTEVDDGAKGLAVLFCDLDGFKSINDRFGHQTGDAVLVEVARRLTTGVRDNDTVARLGGDEFVVLADGLGAADAADLAVRLRNAIIVPIRVGGRGVRVGASFGIGWASCGMSVEEVLQSADQRMYIEKRSRAKVHRRAG
- a CDS encoding flavin reductase family protein codes for the protein MLQTTPTPAPVAIPHAEGVSNEEFRAAMSRLAAGVVLVTAHDPDDGPHGADAGMTATAFMSVSLDPPLVLVSLRNGSRMDDLLAEQPLWGVSVLSESQRHIAGRFSMKGRVSDRLLFEDIPYTRGEVSGALLVRGALATLECRTEQRMEAGDHTLVIGRVLNVDLPSGDGGPLTYFQGRYRQLG
- the arfB gene encoding alternative ribosome rescue aminoacyl-tRNA hydrolase ArfB — encoded protein: MGHMSGPYIIRGSVSLPEAELIWRFSRSSGPGGQHVNTSDSQVELRFDLARTEALPPVWKERALERLASRLVGGVVAVRASEHRSQWRNRETAAVRLASLLAEATAPPPRPRRPTRIPRGINERRLREKKQRAETKRGRTGRDW